From Salvelinus alpinus chromosome 20, SLU_Salpinus.1, whole genome shotgun sequence:
GAGATCAGGGTGGGGGAAGAGCTGCTCTCTGTATCTGCAGCTCAATACTCAGTGACGTGACtgacacacactcagacagaccCTCTGGAGCCGTCTCCATCCAGATAGCTGGCCTCCTGACAAGACAATGGCTTAATTGTTGTCCGGAGAAATGGAGCATGAAGTATTACCAGAGTGCCTTCACCTCCACTTGAGATATAAGGAGGAAAATAGGGAATAACCCCATTGAACATTTTAGATTTAGTCTAGATCTCAATTCTTGCTCAAATGTCTGAATGTAAAACCCCCTTCCCAaacatctaaactcagcaaaaaaaagaaacgtcctctcaccgtCAACtccgtttattttcagcaaacttaacatgtgtaaatatttgtatgaacataagattcaacaactgagacataaactgaacaagttccacagacacgtgactaacagaaattgaataatgtgtccctgaacaaagggggggtcaaaatcaaaagtaacagtcagtatctggtgtggccaacagctgcattaagtactgcagtgcatctcctcctcatggactgcaccagatttgccagttcttgctgtgagatgttaccccactcttccaccaagtcacctgcaagttcccagacatttctgggggtaatggccctagccctcaccctccgatccaactggtcccagacgtgctcaatgggattgagatccgggctcttcgctggccatggcataacactgacattcctgtcttgcaggaaatcacacacagaacgagcagtatggctggtggcattgtcatgtcaggatgagcctacaggaagggtaacacatgagggaagaggaggtcttccctgtaacgcacagagttgagattgcctgcaatgacaagctcagtccgatgatgctgtgacacaccgccccagaccatgacgaaccctccacctccaaatcgatcccgctccagagtacaggcctcggtgtaacgctcattcctttgacgataaacacaaatccgaccatcacccctgctgagacaaaaccgcgactcgtcagtgaagagcacttttttccagtcctgtctggtccagcgacggtgggtttgtgcccataggcgacgttgttgccggtgatgtctggtgaggacctgccttacaacaggcctacaaggcctcagtccagcctctctcatcctattgcggacagtctgagcactgatggagggattgtgcgttcctggtgtaactcgggcagttgttgttgccatcctgtacctgtcccgcaggtgtgatgttcggatgtaccgatcctgtgcaggtgttgttacatatGGTCTGCCACTGAGGAAGATCAGCTGTctgccctgtctccctgtagcgccgtcttaggcatctcacagtacggacattgcaatttattgccctggccacatcctcatgcctccttgcagcatacctaaggcacgttcacacagatgagcagggaccctgggcatctttcttttggtgtttttcagagtcagtagaaaggcctctttagtgtcctaagtttgcataactgtgaccttaattgcctaccgtctgtaagctgttagtgtcttaacaaccgttccacaggtgcatgttcattaattgtttatggttcattgaacaagcatgggaaacagcctttacaatgaagatctgtgtagTTATTTGGATTtgacaaattatctttgaaagacagggtcctgaaaaagggacgtttctttttttgccgagtttatGAAGAATGCCATGCATTTTATTGGCACAGTAAAGGCTCTTAACCCACTCACCTCTCCAACATCATAGACCAGAATCTGTCCATCAGAGTCTCCCACGGCAATCTCTTTGCCGGAATGGGCCCATCGCACGCGGTTCAGGGCTGGGTTCCCCTCCACTGTGGTACTGGCTGTAGGAACCTGCAAAAGAAACACCTCATATGTCAACGCCAATACTGATGACTGACTGGATTTCTGTTACActatgggccagtttcccagacacagattaagcctagtcctggactaaacgGCACTATCAATGGAGAATCTGCCAGAACTAGGCTTAATCCGGGAAACCGCCCGTATAGATGCTGCATTGGTGCAAAACTCGTGGTAAAGGGGGAATGCGCCAGGTACCTCGGTGTCGTTGTTCAGGTTCCACAGGTCAAGATGGCCCACTCCATCCACACACGCAAACAGCGCCGGGTGAGTGGGAGACCACATGACGTCGTAGACGTAATCCGAGTTGTCCTCGAACGAGTACAGCGGCTTGTTGTTCTGAAAGAGAGAAACGTAAGCGGCACCTGAAAACATAGACCCACTGAACTGACCATGCCAAATACAAATATCTGGATCAatgcaataaaaaaaaacagatgcAGCTTTGTGGGTTTAAATGAGTCCAAATTCAACCACATATGTTGCTTcctaaatggcaacctattccctatgtagtgcactttgttgggaatatggtgccatttgggacgcacaataGTAACAGCAGGCTTTCTAATGGAGAGACGGTACAGTACCTTAATGCTCCACAGCTTGACGGTCCAGTCGAAGGAGGAGGTgacaaacaggtgggaaaagtCGATGGGCCCGGTCGCTGTGTGACAGTCTATCCCTGTGATAGGCCCGTGGTGGCCCTCAAACATCTCACTGATCCCTGCTTTACTGTGGCCCAAACATACAGCAGATAAGAACGCAATAATTAGCAAACACCACGTTACATTTCTTAAGGAACCCCTCGATGAATACATTAACCAATAAGAATCTAAGCCCTATCTGAGCCAGGGGGAGGGGTCTACTCATTTTATTTGGCCTTAGTGCTATTagcacatacaaacacattgaacaGCTAGCCGccccccccccagaaaaaaataatcaaaaggaagtttgttctgaagtgtctgtcttaTATCTGAGaaatataagaaagatcaggaaacattgtattattatgtttttttacatgtatttcaccccttatttttggcacgtgtctaagccctgtctaaaccGGGGGAGTTCTACTAagttatatggaattgttttaagaagataattttgctatttgatttataattttaagaaaaaaatatatatttggccTTAGTACTATTGGcccattcaaatatttttttacatgctatgcgcttcagcactcacaTATtggtgtgtagcccaaactgttcggacgctacagacagaagttggcagatcagctgtaccgacttcagacgagtcccaagacgcttgtgaGGGCCATAGAGCAAAACGAAGACCACCATTGTGTTCGTGAAAGTCTCATTTTcaatagaggggtcataatagtttgtaggtcaAACCGTTCGTACGCTACAGATGATTtggtgagaagactgattttcaggatgtgtcatggtctgacaaaaaaaacatatttctagcttaaacagacagaCTTATGGGGAttattttattatgctaattagatttccacaGGGGAGCGGGCATCAAAATTAGGTTTTTAACATGTAtacttagtgtacaaaacattatgaacacctgctctttccattacatatactgaccaggtgaaagctatgatcccttattgatgtcacttgttaaatccaattcaatcagtgtagatgaagagattCAAGGTTAaaggattttaaagccttgagacaattgagacatgggttgtgtacatgtgccattcagagggtgaatgtgcaaaAACGgggtgcctttgaaaggggtatggtagtaggtgccaggtgcaccggtttgtgccaagaactgcaacgctgctgggttttccacacaacagtttcccgcatgtatcaagaatggtccaccacccaaagaacattcagccaacttgacacaactgtgggaagcattggagtcaacatgggccagcatcaatGTGGAACGCTTtttacaccttgtagagtccatgcccttacgaattgaggctgttctgagggcaaaagggggacaACTTaatatattaggaaggtgttcttaatgttttgaagACTCAGTGTATACTGTGATATCATTACCaactaaatatactgtacattaaatATGCCAGCAtatacaatgaacaaaaatataaacacaacatgtaaagtgctagtcccatgtttcatgagctgaaataaaagatcccagaaatgttccatatgcacgaaaagcttatttctctcaaattttgttcacaaatctgtttacatctctgttagtgagcatgttatcaagataatccatccacctgacaggtgtggcatatcaagaaggtgattaaacagcatgatcattacacaggtgcaccttgtgctggggacaataaaaggccacaacacaatgccacagatgtctcaagttttgaaggagcgtgcaatttgcatgctgactgcagtaatgtccaccagagctgttgccagagaatttaatgttaaattTCACTACCGTAAGCCACCTACAACAAAGTTTGAAAGAATTTGGCAGTTCATCCAActgggggggggtggaggagtatttctgtttgtaataaGGCCCCTTTTGTGGCGAAAAACTAATTCTGAATGGCTGTGCCTGGCTCTCTATTAGGTCAacctggctcccaagtgagtgggcctatgccctcccaggcatgtgaaatccataaattaaggcctaatttatttatttaaattgaccaatttcctcatatgaactatTTAACTCaacaaaatctttgaaattgttgcgtttatatttttgttcagtatatttctgaATTTTATAGTACACAAGGTTTGGTTAAGACCTCCTTTTTGTCTCAATTTACTTTGGGAATAACATTTAGAGAATTCCCCTTTTAACATGCCATGACTGTAGATTCCCAGcccagtggggagagagagacagctttcaGCTCCAGAGCCAAATGTTGCAGAGCTGTGGCCCTGATAATTACGCAGAGAGGTAAATACCCAGCATGAGTGATGCTTATGCGTTATTAACTGGGATGAGAGTATCATACCATTGTAAATGAGGTGGAAAATCAGTCCCCCAATTACCGAGGTGAACCTGCAACGCAGAACCTAGCAACTATCCCCTCTCGGCGGTCTCTGGGCATAATGCAGGACATTAACGTTAACACCGTAGCCGTAGAGACCAGGCTCTCCGTCGCAGGCAGCACTCCGAGTCAAGCCATGTTGCTCTGTCGCCCCACATGCGGACACACTGACTGTTCGCTCAAACGAGAGCATTGTGCAACAAACTTCAGATTCTAGTCTCTTTGGGACACCCAGTTTTAAACAAACTCCCTCACTCCGAGGGAGAACTCCTCCAAAAGAAAAGAGGGAAAAAATGATTTGTTTCCCCTCCATGTGTGCCCTGTTTAGGTTGGGCGACCTTTACAAACATAACTGACAGAAGCTAAAGCAAAACAGGAAGACTGGGGTAGGAATGAAAACCTCAAAACAGCAGGAGATCAAGTGTTGGATTCATATTGCTTGGGGAAGTGAGGGGGATATATTTATGTTTTAAACCGGGGCCTAACAAGCCTCCTCAGTTTCCTGGAGGTGTCTGTCCAGCCAGAGGGGACGAGGACGGggacaaaggggggggggggggtgtaccttCCATGACGACACGCCATGTAGACGGAACCGTCCTCACTCCCCACCGCAAAGTTGTTGACATCTCCGAGGGGGAAAGACATGGAGGTGACAGCGACGGCCTTCGACTGCTTCAACACCAGCTCCAGGCTGTCCTGTAGAGTAgggggagggcgggagggagcaGAATAACATTCACAACCAGCTCTCTCTGCGCGGCCtgcatgctaacacacacactaccctaaCCACAGCCTATAAATTTCACTTGACAGGTTATTAATGCAGAATTTAAATTCAGCTAGCACTTTATAAATGATTAACATTTGACATCGATGGGTTTGGCAGCGGTGTCGGAACAACATTGCTAGCGGAGATCATTTCCTTGACTTtggagaaaaaagaaaaaaaagagttgAGCGCAAAATTAAAGGTTTACGCATAACAAAAGGGTTCTAGTGAGGTCCCGGTGTTTGACATGCCCTATGAATGGGCCGACGTGTTGTGTGCGCAGAACGGGCTGAACGATCCCATGTCAGTGTGGTGGCgggaaggtgactgatgggtggtACCTGCGGCTGAGACAGCATGTCCAGGCTCCAGGAACACATCTTGCCGTCGGTAGAGATGCTGATGAGGTTGTTGGCGTTCTGGGTGCCCAGCACGTTCACACAGTACACTGGGTGctgcatagagagagaggaacaaggcCCCACAATGAGGCTGTTCACGACACACCAACGAAACCATGTTCCTGCACTCGCCTCTAATTGCCATTGTATGTGTCAAATGTAACTTgagatcaaaatatattttggtgatggtTGATTGACATTCCATCCCAGTGTTACCGTGTGTGCTGCTGCTGACAGGGGGGTCCTCTGTATGGGGGTCCTCTTGTTGCTCCGGTTGTCCCACAGAACGATCTGCCCTGAGTAGGTGCCCCccaccaccaggttagggtggaaCTTGGCAAAGGCGGCCGACATCACTGCagactggcagagagagagggggagggtaaaACAGAAGAAGAAATGAGAACGCCATGTTAGCGTCTGCTGAGATGGAGAGCACAGCGGAATGGCGACAGCTCTCCGCTAATATACGTCTAATGTCACCTCCAATCAAAATCGGCTGTGTGCAGTCCCCATTTCAGACCTGCTCAAAATAACATACAGACTTCAGCCATTCAGCCTCCTGTAGCAGTACACCAGCTTGCTGTAGAACGGGCTGCTTATTTTCATTTAAAACTAACAATCCCGTGGTTTCCATGACTCACACTTCACCACTCACGGCAGAGCCTTCTGCTGGAGGCTGCTCACGACAGGATAGGTCTACATTATTCATGCTAGTTTATTATGTGTAAAATCTCCTTCCTTGCTTTCTGGGTTACTGGTCCAAGCCCTACCTTCCCCGTAGCCTGAAACACATCCCCTATAAATCCTAAAACATGTAGTCGTCGTATGTAATCATTAATTCATCCAAgtacattattttttttacacaaaaaGGTGACACCTGGTGAGGAAAAATTGCATTTCCCGCCCACTTAGAGGCATGAAGAAAAATGAGTTCACACTTCTGCTCAGTTTTATTTCGTCGGTGCAATGTGCCTGGGACTACATCTGCTCTGGCGGCAGCAACATGTGGTTCTACTCAACCTGCCTTGGTCTGCGAACCGCAGGGCATGCAGTATATTAAGGCAAGCCAGTGaaggagcttctctctctctctctctctgctgaacaCAGGGCCCTTGTTTAGACACACATGATAACCACTCCAGCCCTGCACAGCACACTTAATACGACTGCTGCAGCCTCTTGGACCCCAGTCAGCTATTGCAACACTGCTCTTCTCCGGCGCCTCACTAACATGTGTTTGTGGATAGATGTGGAGGAGGTGAATGCCAGCCCGGTGAAATCACAATGTGGataagagaggggggtggaggtgagagagagggagaagtgggagGGATGGTTGGCGGTATGCCACACTAGTCAGGGAGAAAGCCACCCATGAggcagagggaaagggagggccCTGCGTGGCTTTAGTACCTGGCAGTGGAAGACGTACTCCGGCGTGTTCTTCTTGTACTTCATGTTCCAGACCAGGGCCACCCCGTCCGGCTCGTGGGGGGCTTCCTCGTTGTTGTTGTATGAGGCAACCAGCAGCTCAGGATACTGGTGACAGACAAATCAGCCCAAATGAATGTCAAGAGGAAGTAGTCATGGCCCCCAGGCTTGGCTCCATGTGAACAAGCCTCCCCTGCCCTCCGCGGTGCCGGTGAATGCCTAGCAGAATGCGTAACCGCCCCTCCTTCAACAAGATTTATGGCCGGGAAACTTTTCCCCAACAGCGCAGTCTGGTAAATAACGTTTGGATGCTACAGCTTTGCATAATGTTAAAGGACTAGGGACTAGACTTCTGAGAGAGCCGAGTGAACCACGGTAGTAAAGTTGGCCACTCCAGGTCGTTGGCCCCTCCAACTCAACCCTCCAGTGCACATTTAAAACACAAGGAGAAATAGCTGAGGAAAGAATGGCTTTAAAGACCTGCTCTCAACCACTTACCAGACGTAAACAAACCATTAACCTGCTTCTCATAGTGGAACAACTGAAGTTTACAGTTTGTGAATACACAATTAAACACAAGGGAATGGATTTTGCTCTAAGCGAACGACGTAGTGGTGAACAATGACTTGGTGTTCAATCACTGACCGAAGCCATTGCAGAACTATGAGACAAATGAAGAGCAACATTAGGGGAAACAAATCACTGCGGGCTTGTACTAACTGacaatttgtgcatgacacattcCCAGCTCCAGGAGGAACATGGTTAAATGTCTAATGTGTAAAATAAGTCCCATGTATATCATACAGAATTAGGCCAGTGGTGAAGGAGTTAAAGACTCAACAATATATTAACATACTTCATTCTTACAATAACAATCTAACACACAAAGACAGATTGACATGATTCACAAAGACGCAGTAGCCAGTGAAACCATAAAGAACTATTTCTTGCGTTTTCACTCAGTGACTGAGTCAGTGAAAAGGTTGCATCATGAGCCAACGCTGACAGACGGTGCTGTGTTATACCGGTATAGGGTGAAGTTCCCCCCAGTTTTCCCAATGATTAAGGCTAGGATTGGAaaagggaagctgatcctagatctgcacctAGGAGAAACTTCACCCCGGAGCATGTTTTTACCTGAGCGGACCAGTCCAGACAGGTGACCACACGGTGCTTGGACCAGCGCTCGTCCATAAACTGCCTGTTCAGAAACAGCTTGGTCCCCGCCTGGATCTCACTAGAAAACAGCATAGTCACAGTCAAGTCATAACAATACCACACTCTTTCCTATTACTAAACAGCGACATGATTTGGCCTTTTCTACTCAAAAAAAGGTATCAAAGAAACGTGACTCGTCTATCGGAGAGCTTTCCtaacccctccttctcctccatctcGCGACCACTGTAGTCGAAGAAGACGTCCACATGTTCGGACAGGGCCCGCTCCACGATGCGGGTGCTGTGGTCAAAGAAGGTTATGAACTGCTCAGAGTGGAGGATCTGCAGCTTCTCCTCCTCGGTCAGCTCTTGTGGAGGTgctacagacagacggacagtaaACGTTACGGGCAAAAGATACAGAATCATCTAACAGGTTTGGGTTGTCTCATTCAAATTTTTAAAAGTCCAAAACAAAAAGGGACGTCATTCAAAACTTGGATGTAGAAATCCCACAAAAACGGTTTGTAGGATTATTCAATGAAGATGACGTCAAAGAGATCCAATTGT
This genomic window contains:
- the LOC139546874 gene encoding dynein, cytoplasmic 1, intermediate chain 2a-like isoform X2, coding for MSDKSELKAELERKKQRLAQIREEKKRKEDERKKKEADPKKDAAPMDDSDLEKKRRETDALLQSMGITSADVPVVPPPMSPTCKSVGTPSEAGSQDSGDGAVGPRRGPLKMGMAKITHVDFPPKEMVSYTKETQTPVMTQQKEEEEEEEEVAPPQLVPEARTEKPVQKEEEEAPPQELTEEEKLQILHSEQFITFFDHSTRIVERALSEHVDVFFDYSGREMEEKEGEIQAGTKLFLNRQFMDERWSKHRVVTCLDWSAQYPELLVASYNNNEEAPHEPDGVALVWNMKYKKNTPEYVFHCQSAVMSAAFAKFHPNLVVGGTYSGQIVLWDNRSNKRTPIQRTPLSAAAHTHPVYCVNVLGTQNANNLISISTDGKMCSWSLDMLSQPQDSLELVLKQSKAVAVTSMSFPLGDVNNFAVGSEDGSVYMACRHGSKAGISEMFEGHHGPITGIDCHTATGPIDFSHLFVTSSFDWTVKLWSIKNNKPLYSFEDNSDYVYDVMWSPTHPALFACVDGVGHLDLWNLNNDTEVPTASTTVEGNPALNRVRWAHSGKEIAVGDSDGQILVYDVGEQIAVPRNDEWTRFVRTLAEINENRDDAEELAAQRLSA
- the LOC139546874 gene encoding dynein, cytoplasmic 1, intermediate chain 2a-like isoform X1; amino-acid sequence: MSDKSELKAELERKKQRLAQIREEKKRKEDERKKKEADPKKDAAPMDDSDLEKKRRETDALLQSMGITSADVPVVPPPMSPTCKSVGTPSEAGSQDSGDGAVGPRTLHWDSDPSTLQLHSDSELRRGPLKMGMAKITHVDFPPKEMVSYTKETQTPVMTQQKEEEEEEEEVAPPQLVPEARTEKPVQKEEEEAPPQELTEEEKLQILHSEQFITFFDHSTRIVERALSEHVDVFFDYSGREMEEKEGEIQAGTKLFLNRQFMDERWSKHRVVTCLDWSAQYPELLVASYNNNEEAPHEPDGVALVWNMKYKKNTPEYVFHCQSAVMSAAFAKFHPNLVVGGTYSGQIVLWDNRSNKRTPIQRTPLSAAAHTHPVYCVNVLGTQNANNLISISTDGKMCSWSLDMLSQPQDSLELVLKQSKAVAVTSMSFPLGDVNNFAVGSEDGSVYMACRHGSKAGISEMFEGHHGPITGIDCHTATGPIDFSHLFVTSSFDWTVKLWSIKNNKPLYSFEDNSDYVYDVMWSPTHPALFACVDGVGHLDLWNLNNDTEVPTASTTVEGNPALNRVRWAHSGKEIAVGDSDGQILVYDVGEQIAVPRNDEWTRFVRTLAEINENRDDAEELAAQRLSA